In Chrysemys picta bellii isolate R12L10 chromosome 3, ASM1138683v2, whole genome shotgun sequence, a single genomic region encodes these proteins:
- the LOC135982364 gene encoding general transcription factor II-I repeat domain-containing protein 2A-like, producing the protein MAKRKIDSENRGFQSRWENEYMFTEIAGKPVCLLCGSNIAVMKEYNLRRHYETKHENKFKNLSAGQKLQKVEELKKNLTSQQTFFTKAKSQSEAAVKASFIVAEEIAKSGRPFTEGEFVKNCMMKVCDVLCPDKTRAFANVSLSRNTVANRVCEMATDLKTQLTERAKDFVAYSLAVDETTDATDTAQLAIFIRGVDSNLCVTEEILDIKSMHGTTKGEDIFGNVFQSVTDMKLPWEKLVGLTTDGAPAMCGEKNGLVGRMRSKMREENCAGELTVYHCIIHQESLSAKVLKMDHVMNTVTQTVNFIRAHGLNHRQFQSFLREIDSEFGDMPYHTEVRWLSRGKVLKRHFELREEICQFMDSKGKDCTVLRDEKWKCELAFLADITSHLSALNLQLQGREHIITDMHDAVKAFQVKLRLWETQMHQCNLSHFPCCQVIRNQESATVFPNATFAEKLSALRTEFARRFSDFEAQKSNFELLRNPFAVDVETAPVEMQMELIELQCNGTLKAKYDTAGPAQFTRFIPEAMPQLRQHAARILSMFGSTYLCEQLFSVMKINKTSHRSRLTDEHLQSILRIFTTQNLTPNINELVAKKRLQVSGSD; encoded by the coding sequence atggccaagagaaaaattgattctgaaaaccgaggctttcaaagccggtgggagaatgagtatatgtttactgaaattgcaggtaaaccagtgtgtctcctttgcgggagtaatatcgctgtaatgaaggagtataacctaagacggcactacgagacgaaacatgagaacaaattcaaaaacctgagcgcaggacagaagctacaaaaggtagaggagttgaagaagaatttgacatcccagcagacgtttttcaccaaagcaaaatcacaaagtgaagctgctgtgaaagcaagtttcattgtggccgaagagatcgccaaatcaggacggccgtttaccgagggggaattcgtaaagaattgtatgatgaaagtgtgcgatgtcctttgtccagataaaacgcgagcgtttgcaaatgtaagcctcagcagaaacactgttgctaatcgggtttgtgagatggcgactgatttgaaaacacagttgactgaaagagcaaaagattttgttgcatactcccttgccgtggatgaaactactgacgcgactgacactgcacagctggcgatatttatccgtggtgtggattccaatttgtgcgtaacagaggaaatactggacattaaatcgatgcacgggacaacgaaaggagaagacatctttggaaatgtatttcaaagtgtaaccgacatgaaactgccgtgggaaaaactcgttggacttacaacagatggcgcacctgctatgtgtggtgaaaaaaatggactggtgggaaggatgcgctcaaagatgcgggaggagaactgtgccggtgagttgacagtgtatcactgcatcatacaccaggaatcgctgagtgctaaagtcctaaaaatggatcatgtgatgaacactgtaacacaaaccgtcaactttatcagagcccacggtttaaatcaccgccaattccagtcttttctgcgggaaatagatagcgagtttggcgatatgccatatcatacggaggtccggtggctaagtcggggaaaagttctcaaaagacactttgagctgcgagaggaaatctgccagttcatggacagtaaggggaaagactgcacagttctgcgggatgaaaagtggaaatgtgagttggcgttcctggctgacataacgtcgcatcttagcgctttaaaccttcaactccagggacgggagcacataataaccgatatgcatgatgcagtgaaggcatttcaagtgaagctgcgcttatgggagacacaaatgcaccaatgcaacttgtctcactttccctgttgccaagtaatacggaaccaagaaagtgccacagttttcccaaatgccacctttgctgaaaaactcagcgcgctgcgcactgagttcgcacggcgcttcagtgactttgaggcacagaaaagtaacttcgagctgcttcgcaacccatttgcagtcgatgtggaaaccgcacctgtagaaatgcagatggagctgatagaactgcaatgtaacgggacactgaaggcaaagtacgacactgcggggccagcacagttcactcgcttcattcctgaagcgatgccgcagctccgccaacatgcggctcgaatcctgtccatgtttggcagcacatatctgtgcgagcagctgttctctgtgatgaaaattaacaaaacgtcacacaggagtcgcctcactgatgaacacctgcaatcgatcctgagaatcttcacaacacagaacctaaccccaaacataaacgaacttgttgcaaagaaaagactccaagtatcaggctctgactaa